ACTACAATCATTAGCGATTTCTCAAAAACCAGCTGGTGGAAATAATGAGAAGATTTTTCACGTCTACGATACGAAATCTGGAAATGATTTATTGCGTTTCCATGTAAGAAGAGATCATCCACCGCAAGATGGTTATTATTTTAATTTCCATTACCACCGTTTTGATGATGGATACTCTGGACATCATGAGTTAGGAAATATTTATTGGAATACGAATGTACCACCGAAATGGTTGTCTTAAAAAGAACAAGAGAAAATCTTGTTCTTTTTTATTTTTATAGAAGGGACAGACAACTATGTTGTTGAATAACATAGGTTTAGAAAAAAGAAGCAAAGGGAGTATGGGAATGCAAAAATATATTGTTTTTGACTTTGATGGCACATTAGTAGATTCACAAAATATATTTGTACCGATTTATAATCAACTTGCTGAAAAACATGGGTATAAAGCAGTAAAGGAAGACGAAATTGAACATTTACGTAAATTAACGATGCCAGAGAGATGTAAACAACTTAATGTACCACTGTATAAACTACCGATATTAGCGTTGGAATTTTATAAATTATATCAGCCTGCTATAAAAAATCTCGTTTTGTTCCATGGGATGAAAGAAGTATTAGATGAACTACATAAAAAAGGCTACGGAATTGCAGTCATATCATCGAACTCAGAAGAGCATATTCGGGCGTTTTTACACAAGAATGGTATCGAAAATATTCAAGAAGTGTATTGTTCTAAAAATTTGTTTGGTAAAGATAAAATGATAAAAAGATTTTTGAAATCAAAAAAAATAACAGAGAAAGATATGTTATATGTCGGTGATGAACAGCGAGACGTAGCAGCGTGTAAAAAGGCTGGAGTGAACGTAATTTGGGTATCTTGGGGATATGATGTTATTGAAACAGTGAAAAAAGATGCACCAGATTACATGGTTCATAAGCCGATGGAAATTGTGCAAGTAGTACAAGGAGCGTATTCTTAATATGAATACACTGCGAGCAGGCATTCATCATATTGAATTTTGGGTAGCAAATTTAGAGGAATCCATTTCTTTTTATAATAAGTTGTTTTCCATAATTGGGTGGAGAAAGTTAAATGAAATAGCATATAGCACAGGAGAAAGTGAAATATACTTTAAAGAAGTAGATGAGGAAATTGTAAGGACGTTAGGGCCTAGACATATTTGTTATCAAGCTATTCATAGAGAAGTAGTTGAGGAAGTAGCAGATTTTCTTTCTAGTACGAAAGTGAAGGTAATACGTGGTCCAATTGAAATGAATCATTATTCGGAAGGTTACTATACGATTGATTTTTACGATCCGAATGGATTTATTGTAGAAGTTGCCTATACACCAAATGCAGAAATGTAAGGGGAATAGATATGAAGATAATTACAGCATGGCAAAACAATATACAAATAGTAAAAAATGCAGTGGATATTAAAGAAATTTCTAAAGGTTTTTCACCTGATAAGAAATATATAATTACGAGTGCGAATAATGATAAATATTTATTGCGGACAGGCGATATAAAAGAGTATGAAAGAAAGAAAATAGAGTTTCAAATTTTAAATGAAATGCAAAATCGTAGTGTGCAAGCACAAAAACCAATTGAAATAGGTTTGTTGGCAGAAGAAGGTTTATGCTATGGCATCTTTTCGTATTTAGAAGGGGAAGATGCGAAGAAGTTATTGCCTACGTATTCACCAAAAGAACAATATGATATTGGTATAGAGGCAGGGAAAGATTTAGCAAAAATGCATACATATGAAGCTCCTAATAATATACTTCCATGGTATGAAAGAGCAATGAAAAAACATAGTAAATATTTAGAGGCATATAAAACATGTGGAATAAACATAAAAAATGATGATAAAATCATAAAGTTTATTGAAGAAAATGAAATATATTTAAAGAACCGCCCAAATCGATTTCAACACGATGATTTTCACTTAGAAAATATAATTGTACGGGATGGAAAATATGTAGGTGTTGTTGATTTTAATGGCTACGATTGGGGCGATCCACTTCATGATTTTGTGAAAATTGCACTGTTTGCAAGGGACATTAGTATTCCGTATTCAATCGGACAAATAGAAGGATACTTTAATAGAAAAATACCAGAGGAATTCTGGACATTATACACGGTGTACGTTGGTATGACAGTTTTCTCCTCAGTTGTCTGGACATTACGAGCAGCGCCGCATATGTTAGATGATATGTTAGAGCGCCTTACTATAGTTTTAGAGGATCATAATAACTTTGAGTTATCGAAGCCAATTTGGT
This DNA window, taken from Bacillus cereus ATCC 14579, encodes the following:
- a CDS encoding HAD family hydrolase, producing the protein MQKYIVFDFDGTLVDSQNIFVPIYNQLAEKHGYKAVKEDEIEHLRKLTMPERCKQLNVPLYKLPILALEFYKLYQPAIKNLVLFHGMKEVLDELHKKGYGIAVISSNSEEHIRAFLHKNGIENIQEVYCSKNLFGKDKMIKRFLKSKKITEKDMLYVGDEQRDVAACKKAGVNVIWVSWGYDVIETVKKDAPDYMVHKPMEIVQVVQGAYS
- a CDS encoding VOC family protein, which translates into the protein MNTLRAGIHHIEFWVANLEESISFYNKLFSIIGWRKLNEIAYSTGESEIYFKEVDEEIVRTLGPRHICYQAIHREVVEEVADFLSSTKVKVIRGPIEMNHYSEGYYTIDFYDPNGFIVEVAYTPNAEM
- a CDS encoding aminoglycoside phosphotransferase family protein gives rise to the protein MKIITAWQNNIQIVKNAVDIKEISKGFSPDKKYIITSANNDKYLLRTGDIKEYERKKIEFQILNEMQNRSVQAQKPIEIGLLAEEGLCYGIFSYLEGEDAKKLLPTYSPKEQYDIGIEAGKDLAKMHTYEAPNNILPWYERAMKKHSKYLEAYKTCGINIKNDDKIIKFIEENEIYLKNRPNRFQHDDFHLENIIVRDGKYVGVVDFNGYDWGDPLHDFVKIALFARDISIPYSIGQIEGYFNRKIPEEFWTLYTVYVGMTVFSSVVWTLRAAPHMLDDMLERLTIVLEDHNNFELSKPIWFQSDKIDMK